Proteins from one Natrinema salinisoli genomic window:
- the ddh gene encoding D-2-hydroxyacid dehydrogenase yields MTFELERLGVQQSVDAIFPPAELVGYLSDLQIEVSVVDEAGIADCDAVVTRNYFESLLDVEWIHSTQAGIDRFPLEALADEGVALTNSTGIHGRTIGETVAGYLLAFARRLHDQIASATERRWERPAWDDAFTLPGTTACIVGTGTLGRGVADIVGALGVEPVGVRRSDDSLPEFDRMYAVDDLHEAIADAAFVIVTVPLTDATRGLFDAAAFDAMRDDAYFVNVARGAVVDEPSLVETLAAGDIAGAALDVFETEPLPEDSPLWTMDDVIVTPHAAAYTRDYYRDVGDIVRENVGRLERGEALSNQVV; encoded by the coding sequence ATGACATTCGAACTCGAGCGGCTCGGTGTTCAGCAGTCCGTCGACGCGATCTTTCCCCCGGCAGAACTCGTCGGCTACCTCTCCGATCTCCAGATCGAGGTGTCGGTCGTAGACGAAGCCGGAATCGCGGACTGTGATGCGGTCGTCACGCGCAACTACTTCGAATCCTTGCTCGACGTCGAATGGATCCACTCGACGCAGGCGGGCATCGATCGATTCCCGCTCGAGGCCCTCGCTGACGAGGGCGTCGCGCTCACCAACAGCACCGGCATTCACGGGCGGACGATCGGCGAGACCGTCGCGGGCTATCTGCTGGCGTTCGCTCGTCGGCTCCACGATCAGATCGCCAGCGCGACGGAACGGCGCTGGGAGCGTCCCGCGTGGGACGACGCGTTCACGCTGCCCGGCACCACGGCCTGTATCGTCGGCACGGGAACGCTCGGTCGCGGCGTCGCCGACATCGTGGGGGCGCTCGGCGTCGAGCCGGTCGGCGTCAGGCGGTCCGACGATTCTCTCCCCGAATTCGATCGAATGTACGCCGTCGACGACCTCCACGAGGCGATCGCCGACGCGGCGTTCGTGATCGTCACCGTTCCGTTGACCGACGCGACGCGCGGCCTCTTCGACGCGGCGGCATTCGATGCCATGCGCGACGACGCCTACTTCGTCAACGTCGCTCGCGGTGCGGTCGTCGACGAACCGTCACTCGTCGAAACCCTGGCGGCCGGCGACATCGCCGGTGCCGCACTCGACGTCTTCGAAACCGAACCGTTGCCCGAGGACTCCCCACTGTGGACCATGGACGACGTGATCGTCACGCCGCACGCGGCCGCCTACACCCGCGACTACTACCGCGACGTGGGCGACATCGTCCGCGAGAACGTCGGTCGCCTCGAGCGCGGGGAGGCGCTGTCGAATCAGGTGGTTTGA
- a CDS encoding MaoC family dehydratase — MPRYYEDLEIGETYETGGYTVTKEEIIEFAEQFDPQPFHLDEEAARDSMFGELVASGLHTLCLSVRLFVTEIVNGEVDIANMGGLGMDDLRWHEPVRPGETLRVRVEVVGKTPSTSRSDRGYVDFRRSVVNDVDEEVMSILSHNIVRRIDAAD; from the coding sequence ATGCCACGGTACTACGAGGATTTGGAGATCGGTGAGACCTACGAAACCGGCGGATACACGGTCACCAAAGAAGAGATCATCGAGTTCGCCGAGCAGTTCGACCCGCAGCCGTTCCATCTCGACGAGGAGGCCGCCCGAGATTCGATGTTCGGAGAATTGGTCGCCAGCGGCCTCCATACACTCTGTTTGTCCGTCCGCTTGTTCGTTACGGAGATCGTCAACGGCGAGGTCGATATCGCGAATATGGGCGGCCTCGGGATGGACGACCTGCGCTGGCACGAGCCGGTCCGCCCCGGTGAGACGCTGCGGGTTCGGGTCGAAGTCGTCGGAAAGACACCCTCGACGAGCCGATCCGATCGCGGTTACGTCGATTTCCGTCGCAGCGTCGTCAACGATGTCGATGAAGAAGTGATGTCGATCCTCTCGCACAATATCGTCCGTCGAATAGACGCGGCGGACTAG
- a CDS encoding cysteine dioxygenase family protein, producing MTSPNVDPEPEFVYDTDRVRDFVDTVKETANEHDEIPALLKALSEPFEALLADDDWLDERYQRLPADDEEDSGNMGDDIAQWLLYREGNKLSLFTLVLPPGASTPVHDHLAWGLVGIYGGTQREDFYRRVDDGTTDEGEAELERIRTDRMERGDYYELVPPNNDIHSVETTSDEPSVSVHLLGADVGCIERHAFDADGGTVELFHSGYTNVACDDVLDTPAVGHGHHDADDHRHDHVHD from the coding sequence ATGACGTCACCAAACGTGGATCCCGAACCGGAATTCGTCTACGACACCGACCGGGTGCGCGACTTCGTCGACACGGTCAAAGAAACAGCGAACGAACACGACGAGATTCCGGCGTTGCTCAAGGCACTGTCTGAACCCTTCGAGGCGCTCCTGGCGGACGACGACTGGCTCGACGAGCGATATCAACGGCTTCCCGCCGACGACGAGGAGGACAGCGGCAATATGGGCGACGATATCGCGCAGTGGCTGTTGTACCGGGAGGGGAACAAACTGTCGTTGTTCACCCTCGTCCTGCCGCCTGGTGCGTCGACGCCGGTGCACGATCATCTGGCGTGGGGACTCGTCGGAATCTACGGGGGGACCCAGCGGGAGGATTTCTATCGTCGCGTCGACGACGGGACCACTGACGAGGGCGAGGCGGAACTCGAGCGAATCCGGACGGATCGGATGGAACGAGGAGATTACTACGAACTGGTTCCGCCGAACAACGACATTCACTCGGTGGAGACGACGTCGGACGAACCCAGCGTGAGCGTCCACCTGCTCGGAGCGGACGTCGGCTGCATCGAACGGCACGCGTTCGACGCCGACGGTGGGACGGTCGAGCTCTTCCACTCGGGATACACGAACGTCGCGTGCGACGACGTACTGGACACACCGGCGGTCGGTCATGGACACCATGATGCGGACGACCACCGACACGACCACGTTCATGACTGA
- a CDS encoding CaiB/BaiF CoA transferase family protein, whose translation MKPLDDLTVVDLTQSVAGPVSTQLLAEMGATVLKVEPPSGDNFRNLMNGNIFVPFNHGKQSLCVDMKTDDGHAVVTELADEADVIVESFRPGVLEQYDLDYESVTERNEDVVYCSLSGFGRTGPYQSYPGYDPCIQAISGLMAINGYADRPPARIRASLIDCGTGANAAFAILAAVRNRDRGGDGTHIDISLFDVAISWMSYWITNYDQTGELPERAGGKGIGSAPNGVFPTGDGHIYVATLSEGMYERLCTVLDRQDLLEDDRFETIDDRIDHRETLRDELIPEFEAYTSTELEGKLLDAGIPAGAVRTVADLVDDNEHVDARSMLVDTYNPEVDEDVVTAGLPFRFSTGIHDGGFSSRPPKKGEHTETILEALSYSASEIERLHETGAVISSS comes from the coding sequence ATGAAGCCGCTAGACGATCTCACCGTCGTCGACCTCACGCAGTCAGTCGCCGGTCCCGTCAGTACGCAACTGCTCGCCGAGATGGGCGCGACCGTTCTGAAGGTCGAACCGCCGTCCGGCGACAACTTCCGAAACCTCATGAACGGCAATATCTTCGTCCCGTTCAATCACGGCAAACAGAGCCTCTGCGTCGACATGAAAACCGATGACGGACACGCGGTCGTCACCGAACTCGCCGACGAAGCCGACGTGATCGTCGAGAGCTTTCGACCCGGCGTCCTCGAGCAGTACGACCTGGATTACGAGTCGGTCACGGAACGCAACGAGGACGTCGTCTACTGTTCGCTGTCGGGCTTCGGCCGAACCGGCCCCTATCAGTCGTATCCCGGCTACGATCCGTGTATTCAGGCGATCTCCGGGTTGATGGCGATCAACGGCTACGCCGACCGGCCGCCGGCCCGCATCCGAGCGAGCCTCATCGATTGCGGGACGGGTGCGAACGCCGCGTTCGCGATCCTCGCCGCCGTCCGCAACCGCGACCGGGGCGGCGACGGTACACACATCGACATCTCGCTGTTCGACGTGGCGATCTCGTGGATGTCCTACTGGATCACGAACTACGACCAGACGGGCGAACTGCCCGAGCGCGCCGGCGGAAAGGGCATTGGCAGCGCGCCCAACGGCGTCTTCCCGACGGGCGACGGCCACATCTACGTCGCGACCCTCTCGGAGGGGATGTACGAGCGCCTCTGTACGGTCCTCGACCGACAGGATCTGCTCGAGGACGACCGGTTCGAAACGATCGACGATCGTATAGATCACCGCGAGACCCTTCGCGACGAACTGATCCCGGAATTCGAGGCGTACACATCGACGGAACTCGAGGGGAAACTCCTCGATGCGGGAATTCCGGCGGGGGCGGTCCGGACCGTCGCAGATCTCGTCGACGACAACGAACACGTCGACGCGCGATCGATGCTCGTCGACACCTACAATCCCGAAGTCGACGAGGACGTCGTCACGGCGGGACTTCCGTTCCGGTTCAGTACCGGTATCCACGACGGCGGGTTCTCCTCGCGACCGCCGAAGAAGGGCGAACACACCGAGACCATCCTCGAGGCCCTGTCGTACTCGGCGAGCGAAATCGAGCGACTGCACGAAACCGGCGCGGTCATCTCGAGTTCGTAG
- a CDS encoding MFS transporter — METTPSERLSAAKSGAVDLWSGGRGKVLTAVAGGWFLSIGVRMIYPVMLPYLRSAYGLDLTTAGLLLTTLFLAYALGQFPGGILADRFGERITLSASAVISAITLTLVVTARSSIVLFAATALFGFGTALYAVGRYTVLPRLYSDRLGAANGVTAASQDAGQSVLPPIASVIAAITLWQYGFGFAVPLFLLSAVALWMIVPTHPPDSSDEDEGFGVDTLRTLGTEFRKPSVVYATAVLVLGLLVWQAFTSFYPTYLVDEKELSTTVASLLFGAFFALGILIKPLAGAAYDRFGIRRSLTIVATGPTIGLIALPFASGLWSLVAVTALVSTLLGFATVVEPSLLRSLPEDVRGTGFGVLRSVAFTIGATSPALFGAAADRGFFDEVFVLLALLAGGMIVLAFRIPER; from the coding sequence GTGGAAACGACTCCCTCGGAGCGGCTTTCCGCGGCCAAGAGCGGCGCGGTCGATCTCTGGAGCGGGGGACGCGGAAAGGTACTCACTGCGGTCGCCGGCGGCTGGTTCCTCTCGATCGGCGTCCGGATGATCTACCCGGTGATGCTCCCGTATCTGCGGTCCGCCTACGGACTCGACCTGACGACTGCCGGCCTCTTGTTGACGACGCTGTTCCTCGCGTACGCGCTGGGCCAATTTCCGGGCGGGATTCTCGCGGATCGCTTCGGAGAGCGGATCACACTCTCGGCGAGCGCGGTGATCTCCGCGATCACGCTGACGCTCGTCGTCACCGCCCGCTCCTCGATCGTCCTCTTCGCCGCGACGGCGCTGTTCGGATTCGGCACCGCGCTGTACGCGGTCGGCCGGTATACCGTGCTCCCGCGGCTGTACTCCGACCGGCTCGGCGCTGCCAACGGCGTGACGGCCGCGTCGCAGGACGCCGGGCAGTCGGTCCTCCCGCCGATCGCCAGCGTGATCGCGGCGATCACCCTCTGGCAGTACGGATTCGGCTTCGCGGTGCCGCTGTTCCTCCTCTCCGCCGTCGCTCTCTGGATGATCGTCCCGACGCACCCTCCGGACTCGTCCGACGAAGACGAGGGATTTGGCGTCGATACGCTCCGAACGCTCGGCACGGAGTTCCGCAAGCCGTCCGTCGTGTACGCGACGGCAGTGCTCGTTCTCGGTCTCCTCGTCTGGCAGGCGTTCACGAGCTTCTACCCGACGTATCTCGTCGACGAGAAAGAGCTCTCGACGACCGTCGCGAGCCTCCTGTTCGGGGCGTTCTTCGCGCTCGGAATACTCATCAAACCGCTCGCCGGCGCGGCGTACGATCGATTCGGCATCCGGCGCTCCTTGACGATCGTCGCGACCGGCCCGACCATCGGCCTCATCGCGCTCCCCTTCGCAAGCGGCCTCTGGAGCCTCGTCGCCGTAACGGCGCTCGTGAGCACGCTGCTCGGGTTCGCGACGGTCGTCGAGCCGTCGTTGCTCCGCTCTCTGCCCGAAGACGTGCGCGGAACGGGGTTCGGCGTGCTGCGATCCGTCGCCTTTACGATCGGCGCGACGAGTCCGGCGCTGTTCGGTGCTGCGGCCGACCGCGGGTTCTTCGACGAGGTCTTCGTACTCCTGGCCCTCCTGGCGGGCGGGATGATCGTTCTGGCGTTCCGGATCCCAGAGCGCTGA
- a CDS encoding ParA family protein, which translates to MLTYTTYSEAGGVGKSTIGAALLESHANHGLDVLAIDMDQQNGSLTYLLDIDAPRDDSQADNIVRHLIDRPKGPLEDLIYQTEYGFDLIPSHNMLESLEDLLNRAQQMADDLGEGDDFDPYDRLRQVLLESSVPQEYDVLVVDPPATAGPHLYNAVSATRSLVIPVEPTGKGMQSVLGLEELVDGLQERLEAEIGVLSAVPNGIGRTSDQDRYLTEIRDRGYPAPVAIRERSSLFEGCWDQQCTPRYYVAKHRDRRRDHESETLDKIDRLATEIEEVSEE; encoded by the coding sequence ATGCTCACGTACACGACGTACTCGGAGGCCGGCGGCGTCGGGAAATCGACGATCGGCGCGGCGTTGCTCGAGTCCCACGCGAACCACGGGCTCGACGTCCTCGCGATCGATATGGACCAGCAGAACGGGTCGCTCACCTATCTCCTCGATATCGACGCACCCCGTGACGACAGTCAAGCGGATAATATCGTTCGCCACCTGATCGATCGACCGAAAGGCCCACTCGAGGATCTCATCTACCAAACGGAGTACGGCTTCGACCTCATCCCCAGTCACAATATGCTCGAGAGCCTCGAAGATCTCCTCAACCGCGCACAGCAGATGGCCGACGATCTCGGCGAGGGTGACGACTTCGACCCGTACGACCGCCTCCGACAGGTACTCCTCGAGTCCAGCGTTCCACAGGAGTACGACGTCCTCGTCGTCGATCCGCCGGCGACGGCGGGCCCGCATCTCTACAACGCCGTCTCGGCCACCCGAAGTCTGGTGATCCCGGTCGAGCCGACTGGCAAGGGAATGCAAAGCGTTCTGGGATTGGAAGAGCTGGTCGACGGGCTCCAGGAGCGACTGGAAGCCGAAATCGGTGTTCTCTCGGCCGTTCCGAACGGCATCGGTAGGACGTCCGACCAGGACAGATATCTGACCGAAATTCGGGATCGGGGCTATCCCGCGCCGGTCGCGATCCGCGAGCGATCGTCGCTCTTCGAAGGCTGCTGGGACCAGCAGTGTACACCGCGATACTACGTCGCGAAACACCGCGACCGACGACGCGATCACGAGAGCGAAACGCTCGACAAAATCGACCGACTGGCGACCGAAATCGAGGAGGTGAGTGAGGAATGA
- a CDS encoding HpcH/HpaI aldolase family protein, whose product MTDRSSDRDFRARFRDGDALGTWISIGHPAVVEAAARAGFDFVLVDTEHSELSLETVAELTRAAAAAPGDLAVIVRPAWNDPVRIKRVLDIGVDGLMVPMIDTPDAAEELVRATRYPPDGDRGVASGRAAGYGQDFVEYVEEGHRSLLTIAQIETPTGVDHAGDIAETDGIDALFVGPADLSAALGVFAEWDAPELDDAMASVIDAGASADVPVGTLTVREGDVADRVERGFDFLIAGKDMTTLIETGERIRETYEGSVADRE is encoded by the coding sequence ATGACGGACCGCTCGAGCGACCGCGACTTCCGGGCCCGGTTCCGCGACGGCGACGCGCTCGGGACGTGGATCTCGATCGGCCATCCGGCCGTCGTGGAAGCGGCGGCGAGGGCGGGGTTCGACTTCGTCCTCGTCGACACCGAACATAGCGAGTTGAGCCTCGAGACCGTCGCGGAGTTGACGCGAGCGGCGGCGGCTGCACCCGGCGACCTCGCCGTGATCGTTCGGCCGGCCTGGAACGACCCGGTTCGGATCAAGCGAGTCCTCGATATCGGCGTCGACGGACTCATGGTCCCGATGATAGACACACCGGACGCCGCCGAGGAGCTGGTCCGCGCGACGAGGTACCCGCCGGACGGCGACCGCGGCGTCGCGTCGGGGCGTGCGGCCGGCTACGGCCAGGATTTCGTGGAGTACGTCGAGGAAGGGCACCGATCGCTACTCACGATCGCGCAGATCGAGACGCCGACCGGCGTCGACCACGCGGGCGACATCGCGGAAACCGACGGCATCGATGCGCTGTTCGTCGGTCCGGCCGACCTCTCGGCGGCGCTCGGGGTCTTCGCCGAGTGGGACGCCCCCGAGTTGGATGACGCCATGGCCAGCGTCATCGACGCCGGCGCGAGCGCAGACGTGCCCGTCGGCACGCTCACCGTCCGCGAAGGGGACGTCGCGGACCGCGTCGAGCGGGGGTTCGATTTCCTGATCGCGGGCAAGGACATGACGACGCTCATCGAAACCGGCGAACGGATCCGCGAGACGTACGAGGGGAGCGTCGCCGACCGCGAGTGA
- a CDS encoding enoyl-CoA hydratase/isomerase family protein: protein MGTYDCLEYAVDEGVARIALDRPEALNALNPPLLRELEDAIERAEAADEVRVVVLSGNGRAFSSGYDISEAETDKPTDDRILDQRTHLEAIFSSRLPVIAAVDGTAIAGGCNLAICCDLTFATEPSEFGYPDMHFGEPPPKFVLPFVTNSLKDARELLYSGKTVDATTAAEMGLVNRVVPEGELDATVETEVAAIKKTPSTAVAIAKDMLNDVQETQGFRRYGRVDEYVGALTMESSSAERFREIRDEEGLQAALEWMHETDKP, encoded by the coding sequence ATGGGAACGTATGACTGTCTCGAGTACGCTGTAGACGAGGGCGTAGCCCGAATCGCACTGGATCGCCCCGAGGCCCTCAACGCGTTGAATCCACCGTTACTGCGCGAACTCGAGGATGCGATCGAACGCGCCGAAGCCGCCGACGAGGTTCGAGTCGTCGTCCTGAGCGGCAACGGCCGAGCCTTCTCCTCGGGCTACGACATCAGCGAAGCCGAGACCGACAAACCGACCGACGACCGTATCCTCGACCAGCGGACTCACCTCGAAGCGATCTTTTCGTCGCGGCTCCCGGTCATCGCGGCGGTCGACGGGACTGCAATCGCCGGCGGGTGCAACCTCGCGATCTGCTGTGATCTCACCTTCGCGACGGAGCCCTCCGAGTTCGGCTATCCCGACATGCACTTCGGCGAACCCCCGCCGAAGTTCGTGCTGCCGTTCGTGACGAACTCCCTGAAAGACGCCCGGGAACTGCTCTATTCGGGGAAGACCGTCGACGCAACCACCGCCGCCGAGATGGGACTGGTCAATCGGGTCGTCCCCGAGGGAGAACTGGACGCAACCGTCGAGACGGAAGTGGCCGCGATCAAAAAGACCCCGAGTACGGCCGTTGCGATCGCGAAAGACATGCTCAACGACGTGCAGGAAACCCAGGGGTTCAGACGGTACGGCCGCGTCGACGAGTACGTCGGCGCACTCACCATGGAATCCTCGTCTGCGGAACGGTTTCGCGAAATTCGGGACGAGGAGGGGCTGCAGGCCGCCCTCGAGTGGATGCACGAGACCGACAAACCGTGA
- a CDS encoding universal stress protein, which yields MARHIIVPVDNSDESTKALEYAVKEYPDERITVLHVVQFDRTSLYGDEGFLYSDEYREQIRKRGTDILERASETAADRGVEVDTALEMGNPARTITAYIAEHDVDHVVLGSHGRTGPARVLLGSVAETVTRRSPVPVTVVR from the coding sequence ATGGCACGCCATATCATCGTTCCAGTCGACAATTCGGACGAATCGACGAAAGCGCTCGAATACGCCGTTAAAGAGTACCCTGACGAACGAATCACCGTGCTCCACGTCGTTCAGTTCGATCGAACCTCGCTGTACGGCGACGAAGGATTCCTCTACAGTGACGAATATCGCGAGCAGATTCGCAAACGAGGGACGGATATCCTCGAGAGAGCGAGCGAGACCGCCGCTGACCGTGGGGTCGAGGTCGACACTGCGCTCGAAATGGGGAACCCAGCGCGCACGATTACCGCGTATATTGCGGAGCATGACGTGGATCACGTCGTTCTCGGAAGTCACGGCCGCACCGGGCCAGCGCGTGTTCTTCTCGGCAGTGTCGCTGAGACCGTGACGCGGCGCTCGCCAGTCCCGGTGACGGTGGTCCGCTGA
- a CDS encoding MFS transporter has translation MRWEYRHTVLTLCTFAFFATMVARLAVSPVVPAITDDFRIGNTVIGIALTGMWMAYALMQFPSGILADRFGERSIVLISVGGTTVMSLLLAVSPFYALFVLALIVLGGVAGLHYSAATTLLDRTYENLGFAIGVHTIGSSAAGLIAPVAVAWISVRYGWRPAVAFGAVIAAPIFLLFLWRVRPIEPHRPDQPLRERLELREVTAILGKPEIAFTVVIASVGAFVWQGTASFLPTFLVEHRGQSPTTAGVVFSAYFVVQSIVKPGIGAMSDRFGRDVTTFGCMVASVGGLALFVAVPGVVGIVGGVVLIANGLSWAVAVEPRFMDNMTDQERGAGFGLVRTTYLSVASLGSVAVGFFADTYGWAASFGMLMLLLSFVAVLLAVNWAFDLGY, from the coding sequence ATGAGATGGGAGTACAGGCACACGGTCCTCACGCTCTGTACGTTCGCGTTCTTCGCGACGATGGTCGCTCGGCTCGCTGTTAGTCCGGTCGTGCCCGCCATCACCGACGACTTTCGGATCGGGAACACCGTCATCGGGATCGCACTCACGGGAATGTGGATGGCCTACGCGCTGATGCAGTTTCCGAGCGGGATCCTCGCCGACCGATTCGGCGAGCGATCGATTGTCCTGATCTCCGTCGGCGGAACGACTGTGATGAGCCTCCTCCTCGCAGTGTCGCCGTTCTACGCGCTGTTCGTGCTCGCTCTGATCGTCCTCGGCGGTGTCGCCGGACTTCACTACAGCGCGGCGACGACGCTTCTGGACCGGACCTACGAGAATCTCGGGTTCGCCATCGGCGTTCACACGATCGGCTCGTCCGCCGCGGGACTGATCGCACCGGTCGCCGTCGCGTGGATCAGCGTCCGGTACGGCTGGCGCCCTGCCGTCGCGTTCGGCGCGGTGATCGCTGCGCCGATTTTTCTGTTGTTCCTCTGGCGTGTCCGCCCGATCGAGCCACACCGCCCAGATCAGCCCCTCCGGGAGCGGTTGGAACTCCGGGAGGTCACGGCGATTCTCGGGAAGCCCGAGATCGCGTTCACCGTCGTCATCGCCTCGGTCGGTGCGTTCGTCTGGCAGGGAACGGCCTCGTTCCTGCCGACGTTTCTCGTCGAACACCGCGGCCAATCGCCGACGACTGCCGGCGTCGTCTTCTCCGCATACTTCGTCGTGCAGTCGATCGTCAAACCCGGTATCGGCGCGATGTCGGATCGGTTCGGCCGTGACGTGACGACCTTCGGCTGCATGGTCGCCAGCGTCGGGGGGCTCGCCCTGTTCGTTGCCGTTCCCGGGGTCGTCGGCATCGTCGGCGGCGTCGTGCTGATCGCAAACGGATTGAGCTGGGCAGTCGCCGTGGAGCCTCGCTTCATGGACAACATGACCGACCAGGAGCGGGGTGCCGGCTTTGGACTCGTTCGGACGACGTATTTGTCGGTCGCTTCGCTGGGCTCGGTCGCAGTCGGATTCTTCGCCGACACCTACGGCTGGGCGGCGTCGTTCGGCATGTTGATGCTCTTGCTGTCGTTCGTCGCCGTCTTGCTCGCCGTCAACTGGGCGTTCGATCTCGGGTACTGA
- a CDS encoding acyl-CoA dehydrogenase family protein, with translation MDFELSDEQRLIRSQVRELCDEFGDEYWRECDLNHEYPAEFFEAFAADGWCGITIPEEYGGQGYGVQEASLVQQEIARSGAGMAGTSITAHHTFSTEPLVAFADDDHKERYLPKIAEGSVQVCTGVTEPNAGTDTSRIETTARREGDEYAVNGQKIWTSKAQEADVIMLLVRTEAREGSDRFGGLTLFFTDFDRDADGVDVAEIPKAGRGASDSNEVWFDDFRIPAEDRIGEEGDGFRYLLRFANTERIALASNAVGVGQAAIEKAAAYADDRVVFDNPIGSYQAVQHPLADSWAKLEQDELMVRKAAWLYDTDRDCGAEANAVKLRASEDALEACERAVRAHGGMGYASEYDVERYWRETMINVIAPISNEMVKNYIAEHVLGLPKSY, from the coding sequence ATGGATTTCGAGCTGTCGGACGAACAGCGGCTGATCCGGTCACAGGTACGAGAGCTCTGTGACGAGTTCGGCGACGAGTACTGGCGCGAGTGCGATCTGAACCACGAGTACCCGGCCGAGTTCTTCGAGGCCTTCGCCGCCGACGGCTGGTGTGGCATCACGATCCCCGAGGAGTACGGTGGCCAGGGATACGGCGTTCAGGAGGCGTCGCTGGTCCAGCAGGAGATCGCGCGGTCGGGGGCGGGGATGGCGGGCACCTCGATCACCGCCCATCACACGTTCAGTACGGAACCGCTCGTGGCGTTCGCGGACGACGACCACAAGGAGCGGTACCTCCCGAAGATCGCCGAAGGGTCGGTGCAGGTCTGTACGGGCGTGACCGAACCCAACGCGGGGACGGACACCTCCCGAATCGAGACGACCGCCCGACGTGAGGGCGATGAGTACGCCGTCAACGGGCAGAAGATCTGGACGTCGAAGGCGCAGGAGGCGGATGTGATCATGCTGCTCGTTCGAACCGAGGCCCGAGAGGGAAGCGACCGGTTCGGCGGTCTCACGCTCTTCTTTACCGACTTCGATCGGGACGCGGATGGCGTCGACGTCGCGGAGATCCCGAAAGCGGGGCGGGGGGCATCGGACTCGAACGAGGTGTGGTTCGACGACTTCCGCATCCCTGCGGAGGACCGAATCGGCGAGGAGGGCGACGGGTTCCGCTATCTCCTCCGATTCGCGAACACCGAACGGATCGCGCTCGCCTCGAACGCCGTCGGCGTCGGACAGGCGGCGATCGAGAAAGCGGCCGCCTACGCCGACGATCGGGTCGTCTTCGACAACCCGATCGGCTCCTATCAGGCCGTCCAACATCCGCTCGCGGATTCGTGGGCGAAACTCGAGCAGGACGAACTGATGGTCCGCAAAGCGGCGTGGCTGTACGATACCGACCGCGATTGCGGTGCCGAGGCGAACGCGGTCAAGCTTCGCGCGAGCGAGGACGCACTCGAGGCGTGTGAGCGTGCGGTCCGGGCTCACGGGGGGATGGGATACGCGAGCGAGTACGACGTCGAGCGCTACTGGCGGGAGACCATGATCAACGTCATCGCACCGATCTCCAACGAAATGGTGAAGAACTACATCGCCGAACACGTTCTCGGGCTGCCGAAGTCGTACTGA